One window of the Colias croceus chromosome 5, ilColCroc2.1 genome contains the following:
- the LOC123691598 gene encoding testis-specific serine/threonine-protein kinase 1-like isoform X1 — MEGKVNKVSIEDDLKLTGSEQLTLATRGYKMIKKINEGSYAKVYLAEYRNANKNDRLSVLACKVIDTNTAPKDFVKKFLPREIEMLIKLNHPHLVHTHSIFQRRYKYFIFMRYMEHGDLLEHILQKGAVQEDQARIWTRQLALAIQYMHELEIAHRDIKCENVLLTANQNAKLSDFGFARMCVDKRYKDIPSETFCGSLSYTAPEILQGSPYYPKPTDVWSLGIVLYVMLNRAMPFEDKHIKQLYQAQINRNWRFRSRYNETLSENCKRLVHLMLEPNHRNRIKVNDVINGEWIAMDSRLLEWTPQETMAYKKAREERILSLQKVEVTEPIKSEKDPCLPDQSIVKPTFDLDESTSS; from the exons ATGGAGGGAAAAGTTAATAAG GTATCAATTGAAGACGATTTGAAGTTAACGGGTTCTGAACAATTAACACTAGCGACGCGTGGGtacaaaatgataaaaaaaataaacgagGGCTCATATGCAAAG GTGTATCTAGCCGAATACagaaatgcaaataaaaatgatagatTATCGGTCCTTGCTTGTAAAGTGATCGACACGAATACAGCTCCGAAGgattttgttaaaaagttCCTACCACGGGAAATTGAAATGTTGATTAAACTCAATCATCCCCATCTAGTGCACACTCACAGTATATTTCAAAGAAGAtacaagtattttatattcatgcGGTATATGGAACACGGGGATCTGTTAGAGCATATATTACAAAAGGGAGCTGTACAAGAGGACCAAGCAAGAATTTGGACAAGACAACTCGCTCTAGCTATTCAATACATGCACGAATTAGAAATAGCACATCGTGATATCAAATGCGAAAATGTCCTTTTGACTGCTAATCAGAATGCCAAGTTATCTGATTTTGGATTCGCTCGAATGTGTGTCGATAAAAGATACAAGGACATTCCGAGTGAAACATTCTGCGGATCCCTATCATATACGGCACCAGAAATTTTGCAAGGTTCTCCATATTATCCGAAACCTACAGATGTGTGGTCGTTAGGTATTGTCCTTTATGTTATGTTGAATAGAGCCATGCCGTTTGAAGATAAACACATAAAACAGTTGTATCAAGCTCAGATCAATAGAAATTGGAGGTTTCGTTCTCGCTACAATGAAACACTGTCTGAAAATTGTAAACGTCTTGTTCATTTAATGTTAGAGCCCAATCACAGAAACAGGATAAAAGTTAACGATGTTATAAACGGCGAATGGATTGCTATGGACTCGAGATTACTAG aatggACACCTCAGGAAACGATGGCTTATAAAAAAGCTCGGGAGGAAAGAATTCTCAGCCTGCAAAAAGTTGAAGTAACCGAACCAATCAAGTCAGAGAAGGATCCCTGTCTTCCAGATCAATCTATTGTTAAACCGACCTTCGATTTGGATGAATCAACATCATCATGA